In one Achromobacter spanius genomic region, the following are encoded:
- a CDS encoding CopD family protein — MTYQLLKMAHVAAVVTWIVGSLFVSLFLLSSQPQDGDEAPKERKMLGALRRWTLWVTTPAMLVSWLIGLHLAMTFGWFAMNWIWIKVGCALALSALLGLQSASLRRMVNGSLKRPPLVDLYAPFTVIACAVIVTLVVVKPF, encoded by the coding sequence ATGACGTATCAACTCTTGAAGATGGCCCATGTGGCGGCCGTGGTGACGTGGATTGTCGGCTCGCTGTTCGTGTCCTTGTTTCTGTTGTCGTCGCAGCCGCAAGACGGCGATGAAGCGCCCAAGGAACGCAAGATGCTTGGCGCGCTGCGGCGCTGGACGCTGTGGGTGACCACGCCGGCCATGCTCGTGTCGTGGCTGATTGGCCTGCATCTGGCCATGACCTTCGGCTGGTTCGCCATGAACTGGATCTGGATCAAGGTGGGCTGTGCGCTGGCGCTGTCGGCCTTGTTGGGCCTGCAAAGCGCGTCGTTGCGCCGGATGGTCAACGGCTCGCTCAAGCGTCCGCCGCTGGTGGACCTTTACGCGCCATTCACCGTGATCGCGTGCGCGGTCATCGTGACGCTGGTGGTGGTCAAGCCGTTCTGA
- a CDS encoding DUF2242 domain-containing protein: MPCVTRRLPVALFVCLTAILAGCTSPKPAYEREDFTQNDVFSRTFPTASTTACDAGRRALLSQGYNIDRFDPARVSGHKNFQGEDGQHTQINFNIDCASDGSANQRATVFANAVQDRYSIKRTTSSASVGVSVLGQVSMPFGSSDDSLVKTASQTVSRPKFYEGFFQLLQRFLPDAEAAVAPHVAPRVAPKLVPQVAPPAAPSGPASAAQPSMPSTTSPPPAASKPAEPPADPVVSPDAPADTLNPATANGPSGSATLNEKAESASDAGADKPAP, from the coding sequence ATGCCCTGCGTTACCCGTCGTCTGCCTGTTGCCCTGTTTGTCTGCCTGACGGCGATCCTGGCGGGATGTACCTCCCCCAAACCGGCCTACGAACGCGAAGACTTCACGCAGAACGACGTGTTCTCGCGCACCTTTCCCACTGCCAGCACCACGGCCTGCGACGCGGGCCGCCGCGCCTTGCTGAGCCAGGGCTACAACATCGATCGCTTTGACCCGGCGCGAGTGTCCGGCCACAAGAATTTCCAGGGCGAAGACGGCCAGCACACGCAGATCAATTTCAATATTGATTGCGCCTCGGACGGCAGCGCCAACCAGCGCGCCACGGTGTTCGCCAACGCGGTGCAAGACCGCTATTCCATCAAGCGCACCACCAGCTCGGCCAGCGTGGGCGTGAGCGTGCTGGGGCAGGTATCGATGCCGTTCGGTTCCAGCGACGATTCGCTGGTGAAGACGGCCAGCCAGACGGTGTCGCGGCCGAAGTTCTACGAAGGGTTTTTCCAGCTTTTGCAGCGTTTCCTGCCGGATGCCGAGGCCGCCGTGGCGCCGCATGTTGCGCCACGGGTTGCGCCCAAGCTTGTGCCCCAGGTGGCGCCACCAGCCGCTCCGTCCGGCCCGGCCAGCGCCGCTCAGCCCTCCATGCCCAGCACCACGTCCCCGCCGCCCGCCGCCTCCAAGCCTGCCGAGCCGCCGGCTGACCCCGTGGTGTCGCCGGACGCGCCAGCCGACACGCTGAACCCGGCCACCGCGAATGGTCCCTCCGGTTCGGCCACGCTCAACGAGAAAGCCGAATCGGCGTCCGACGCCGGCGCGGACAAGCCCGCGCCATGA
- a CDS encoding ABC transporter ATP-binding protein, with the protein MTAPTSPLVRIRNLEVAFQAGAKTVHALNGVNLDVGRGEAVALIGESGSGKSVTLRALMRLHPPRRTRISGEMSVDGRDVLAMNARELAALRGPVVSMVFQEPLLALDPVYTVGRQIEEMVRRHTGKSAAEARARALSLFERVRIPSPERRLQAYPHEMSGGMRQRAMIALALSCNPKVLLADEPTTALDATVQIQILLLLRELQRELGLSIVFVTHDIGAAAEIADRVAVMYGGRIVEQGSVADLLRAPRHPYTLALLKGRAHGAMQKGQRLETIPGSPPDLAALPPGCAFAPRCGLAEPRCQAAVPDIVPVASGHEVRCIRVN; encoded by the coding sequence ATGACCGCGCCGACCTCCCCCTTGGTCCGCATCCGCAACCTGGAAGTCGCCTTTCAGGCGGGCGCCAAGACCGTGCATGCCTTGAATGGCGTGAACCTGGACGTGGGGCGCGGAGAAGCCGTGGCGCTGATCGGCGAATCTGGTTCCGGCAAGAGCGTGACCCTGCGCGCCCTGATGCGGCTGCACCCGCCGCGCCGCACGCGCATCAGCGGCGAAATGAGCGTGGATGGCCGCGACGTGCTGGCAATGAACGCCCGCGAGCTTGCCGCCCTGCGCGGCCCGGTGGTGTCGATGGTGTTCCAGGAGCCGTTGCTGGCGCTGGACCCCGTCTACACCGTGGGCCGTCAGATTGAAGAAATGGTGCGCCGGCACACCGGCAAGAGCGCCGCCGAGGCGCGTGCGCGCGCCTTGTCGCTGTTCGAGCGCGTGCGTATTCCCAGCCCCGAGCGGCGGCTGCAAGCCTATCCGCATGAAATGTCCGGCGGCATGCGCCAGCGCGCCATGATCGCGCTGGCCCTGTCGTGCAACCCCAAGGTGCTGCTGGCGGATGAGCCCACCACCGCCCTGGACGCCACGGTGCAGATTCAGATTCTGCTGTTGCTGCGCGAGCTGCAACGCGAACTGGGCTTGTCCATCGTGTTTGTGACCCATGACATCGGTGCGGCCGCGGAAATTGCCGACCGGGTGGCGGTGATGTATGGCGGGCGCATCGTGGAGCAGGGCAGCGTGGCGGACCTGCTGCGCGCACCGCGTCATCCCTACACGCTGGCTTTGCTGAAGGGCCGCGCGCATGGCGCCATGCAGAAAGGTCAACGGCTGGAAACCATACCGGGGTCGCCGCCCGACCTGGCCGCCTTGCCGCCCGGATGCGCGTTCGCGCCGCGTTGCGGATTGGCCGAGCCGCGCTGCCAGGCGGCGGTGCCGGACATCGTGCCCGTGGCGTCGGGGCACGAGGTGAGGTGTATTCGGGTGAATTAA
- a CDS encoding ABC transporter ATP-binding protein gives MNAVNDAVRLAHEDVGGPAQPLLSVRGLVKHFPLKRDPLSRGRGGNAVRAVDGVDFDVKKGETLGVVGESGCGKSTTARLVMQLIKQDRGELVFDGMAVGSRALALREFRRQTQMVFQDSYSSLNPRMTIEDSVAFGPLVHGSPKRDAISVARGLLGRVGLEAQRFAGRYPHELSGGQRQRVNIARALALHPRLVILDEAVSALDKSVEAQVLNLLLDLKDDFGLTYMFISHDLNVVRYISDRVMVMYLGEVVELGPVDQVFDAPRHPYTQALLRSMPSMEPGQRTESAPLSGDPPNPIDPPSGCRFHTRCAFARAACAAEAPAVTQQGGHAVRCLIHQPDSGYAASGALT, from the coding sequence ATGAATGCGGTCAACGATGCAGTGCGCTTGGCTCATGAAGACGTGGGCGGCCCGGCCCAGCCCTTGTTGAGCGTGCGCGGCCTGGTCAAGCACTTCCCGCTGAAGCGCGATCCGCTCTCGCGTGGCCGGGGCGGCAACGCGGTACGCGCGGTGGACGGCGTGGACTTCGACGTGAAGAAGGGCGAGACGCTGGGCGTGGTGGGGGAATCGGGTTGCGGCAAGTCCACCACCGCGCGGCTGGTGATGCAACTGATCAAACAGGACCGGGGCGAGTTGGTGTTCGATGGCATGGCGGTAGGCTCGCGCGCGCTGGCGCTGCGCGAATTTCGCCGCCAGACACAGATGGTGTTCCAGGACAGTTATTCGTCGCTGAACCCCCGCATGACGATCGAAGATTCCGTGGCCTTCGGCCCGCTGGTGCACGGCAGCCCCAAGCGCGACGCCATCTCGGTGGCGCGTGGGCTGCTGGGCCGCGTGGGCCTGGAGGCGCAGCGCTTTGCCGGCCGTTACCCGCATGAATTGTCGGGCGGTCAGCGCCAACGCGTGAACATCGCGCGCGCGCTGGCCTTGCATCCGCGCCTGGTGATTCTGGACGAAGCGGTGTCCGCCCTGGACAAGTCGGTGGAAGCGCAGGTGCTGAACCTGCTGCTGGACCTGAAAGACGATTTCGGGCTGACCTATATGTTCATCAGCCACGACTTGAACGTGGTGCGCTACATCTCGGACCGCGTCATGGTGATGTACCTGGGCGAGGTCGTGGAGCTGGGGCCGGTGGATCAGGTGTTCGACGCGCCGCGCCATCCCTACACGCAAGCGCTGCTGCGGTCCATGCCGTCGATGGAACCTGGGCAGCGCACGGAATCGGCGCCCTTGTCTGGCGACCCGCCCAACCCCATCGACCCGCCTTCGGGGTGCCGCTTCCACACCCGCTGCGCGTTTGCGCGCGCGGCCTGTGCGGCCGAAGCGCCAGCCGTGACGCAGCAGGGCGGCCATGCCGTGCGCTGCCTGATCCATCAACCTGATTCGGGCTATGCCGCTTCTGGAGCGCTGACATGA
- a CDS encoding ABC transporter permease → MSDSVASLTATAVVAPVARSPGYWSNVLRRLRRDPVALAAGGVILALILIAILAPWITPADPFHASMLKRLRPIGTEGYPLGADELGRDMLSRLMLGARLSLFMGIVPVIAAFVVGSAIGILAGYAGGWTSTLIMRVVDVFYAFPSVLLAIALSGTLGAGIFNALLSLTIVFIPQIVRVAESVTTQVRRSDYVDAARASGASPLTIVRAHVLSNVLGPIFVYSTSLISVSMILASGLSFLGLGVRPPEPEWGLMLNTLRTAIYTQPWVAALPGVMIFITSMSFNLLSDGLRSAMEVKE, encoded by the coding sequence ATGAGCGATTCCGTTGCCAGCCTGACCGCCACGGCGGTCGTGGCGCCCGTGGCGCGATCGCCGGGCTATTGGTCGAACGTGCTGCGCCGCTTGCGCCGCGACCCCGTGGCGCTGGCCGCCGGCGGCGTCATCCTGGCGCTGATCCTCATCGCCATCCTGGCGCCATGGATCACGCCGGCGGACCCGTTCCATGCGTCCATGCTCAAGCGCCTGCGGCCCATCGGTACCGAAGGCTATCCGCTGGGGGCCGACGAGCTGGGCCGCGACATGTTGTCGCGCTTGATGCTGGGCGCGCGCCTGTCGCTGTTCATGGGCATCGTGCCGGTGATTGCGGCGTTCGTGGTGGGCAGCGCCATCGGCATCCTGGCGGGCTACGCGGGCGGCTGGACCAGCACGCTGATCATGCGGGTGGTGGACGTGTTCTATGCGTTTCCGTCGGTGCTGCTGGCCATTGCGCTGTCGGGCACCTTGGGCGCGGGCATCTTCAACGCGCTGCTGTCGCTCACCATCGTCTTCATTCCGCAGATCGTGCGCGTGGCCGAAAGCGTCACCACGCAGGTGCGGCGCAGCGACTACGTGGACGCGGCGCGGGCCTCGGGCGCATCGCCGCTGACCATCGTGCGCGCGCATGTGCTGTCGAACGTGCTGGGTCCCATCTTCGTGTATTCCACCAGCCTGATCTCGGTGTCCATGATCCTGGCCTCGGGCCTGTCGTTCCTGGGGCTGGGCGTGCGCCCGCCCGAGCCGGAATGGGGCTTGATGCTGAACACCTTGCGCACCGCCATCTACACCCAACCTTGGGTGGCGGCACTGCCGGGCGTGATGATTTTCATCACGTCGATGTCCTTCAACCTGCTGTCCGACGGACTGCGCTCGGCCATGGAGGTCAAGGAATGA
- a CDS encoding ABC transporter permease, with amino-acid sequence MLSYILRRIVYALPIMVGVALLCFLLIHLAPGDPLVSILPPDASADLQRQLMQLYGFDRPLIEQFAGWLWRALHGDLGTSIATGRPVSAEVFKAVGNTLRLACLATLLGFVVGAFLGFVGGYFRNSPLDRIASFVSVFGVSVPHYWLGMVLVIIFSTQLMWLPPTGAGPGGSGEWAADWAHIRHMILPAVTMSVIPMGIIARTVRALVAETLSQEFVVGLRARGLTDLGVFLHVVKNCAPTALAVMGLQLGYLLGGSILIETVFSWPGTGFLLNAAIFQRDLPLLQGTILVLALFFVVLNLAVDILQGLFDPRIERS; translated from the coding sequence ATGCTGTCTTACATCCTGCGGCGCATCGTGTACGCCTTGCCCATCATGGTGGGGGTCGCGCTGCTCTGTTTTCTGCTGATCCACCTGGCGCCCGGCGATCCGCTGGTGTCCATTCTTCCTCCCGATGCGTCCGCCGACCTGCAACGGCAATTGATGCAGCTCTACGGCTTTGACCGCCCCTTGATCGAGCAATTCGCCGGCTGGCTGTGGCGCGCGCTGCATGGGGACCTGGGTACGTCCATCGCCACCGGCCGCCCCGTGTCGGCCGAGGTCTTCAAGGCGGTGGGCAACACCTTGCGGCTGGCCTGTCTGGCCACGCTGCTGGGCTTTGTCGTGGGCGCGTTCCTGGGCTTTGTCGGCGGGTACTTCCGCAATTCGCCGCTGGACCGCATTGCGTCCTTCGTGTCGGTCTTCGGCGTCAGCGTGCCGCATTACTGGCTGGGCATGGTGCTGGTCATCATCTTTTCAACGCAGCTGATGTGGCTGCCGCCCACGGGGGCGGGGCCGGGCGGGTCGGGCGAATGGGCGGCGGACTGGGCGCACATCCGCCACATGATCCTGCCCGCCGTGACGATGTCGGTGATACCGATGGGCATCATCGCGCGCACCGTGCGCGCGCTGGTGGCCGAGACGCTGTCGCAGGAATTCGTGGTGGGTCTGCGCGCGCGCGGCCTGACCGACCTGGGCGTATTCCTGCACGTCGTCAAGAACTGCGCGCCCACCGCCTTGGCGGTGATGGGCCTGCAACTGGGCTATCTGCTGGGCGGCTCCATCCTGATCGAAACGGTGTTCTCGTGGCCGGGCACGGGCTTCCTGCTCAACGCCGCCATCTTCCAGCGCGACCTGCCGCTGTTGCAGGGCACGATCCTGGTGCTGGCCTTGTTCTTCGTGGTCTTGAACCTGGCCGTGGACATCCTGCAAGGCCTGTTCGACCCACGCATCGAAAGGAGCTGA